The following are encoded together in the Ictalurus punctatus breed USDA103 chromosome 1, Coco_2.0, whole genome shotgun sequence genome:
- the ssr1 gene encoding translocon-associated protein subunit alpha isoform X2 yields MLKFLPKLLLLLLLAFPATIFMKGTLVAAQDVTEEEEAADEDATDDVIAEDEDDEAEVEDDENTELTEEKDEEEEDDALAGEMKPSPNADTTILFVKGEDFPANNIVKFLLGFTNKGSENFVIESLDASFRYPQDFQFYIQNFTALQLGTVVPPQRQATFEYSFIPAEPMGGRPFGLVINLNYKDSNGNIFQDAVFNQTVTVTEREDGLDGETIFMYVFLSGLGLLVVVGLHQLLESRKRRRPVAKVEMGTSNHNDVDMSWIPQETLNQINKASPRRSPRKRTQKRSAGSDE; encoded by the exons GCACATTAGTAGCTGCACAAGATgttacagaagaagaagaggcagCTGATGAAGATGCTACTGATGACGTGATTGCTGAAGATGAGGATGACGAAGCGGAGGTGGAAGATGATGAAAACACAGAATTG ACTGAAGAaaaagatgaagaggaagaagacgaTGCTCTAGCAGGAGAGATGAAGCCTTCCCCTAATGCTGATACAACTATTCTGTTTGTTAAAGGAGAAG ACTTTCCAGCCAACAACATTGTGAAATTCCTGCTGGGATTCACAAATAAAGGCAGTGAAAATTTTGTGATCGAGTCTCTGGACGCTTCTTTCCGCTACCCTCAAGACTTTCAGTTTTACATCCAGAATTTCACTGCTCTGCAGCTGGGCACAGTGGTGCCTCCACAGCGCCAGGCCACGTTTGAGTACTCCTTCATCCCAGCTGAGCCCATGGGCGGTCGCCCCTTTGGCCTGGTCATAAACCTCAACTACAAAGACAGCAAT GGCAACATTTTCCAGGATGCAGTGTTTAACCAGACAGTCACCGTCACTGAGAGAGAGGATGGCCTGGATGGAGAGAC GATCTTCATGTATGTGTTTCTCTCTGGCCTTGGGCTTCTGGTGGTTGTTGGCCTGCATCAGCTCCTGGAATCTAGGAAG AGGAGGAGACCTGTGGCCAAGGTGGAGATGGGGACCTCCAACCATAATGATGTAGACATGAGCTGGATCCCTCAGGAGACACTCAATCAGATCA ATAAGGCTTCCCCCAGAAGGTCACCCCGTAAGAGGACACAGAAGCGCTCTGCTGGATCAGATGAGTGA
- the ppp4r1 gene encoding serine/threonine-protein phosphatase 4 regulatory subunit 1 isoform X2, protein MADISLLQEDSQEEIDGSLDFVSQDEMLTPLGRLDKYVTSENIFNRQMVARSLLDTLKAVSEDERDCIAVLERVSRLAEDSEPTVRAELMEQIPHIAIFCQDNRPSIPFAFSKYLLPIVVRYLADQNNLVRKTSQAALLMLLEQELIERADIENLVCPVLVDLTAPDSNDDVKTEAMAIICKMAPMVGKDITERLFLPRFCEMCCDCRMFHVRKVCAANFGDICTVVGGETTEELLLPRFFQLCSDNVWGVRKACAECFMTVSSATSQEVRRTKLASLFINLISDPSRWVRQAAFQSLGQFISTFASPSTNVGQYFKEGTEEADWRGQQLHNRAGEKSMSSKAPATEESAQSPPCDEKAVSSQPDCISQNPPCTQENCEGQLCQSEREGVDVAVEGGGEQAAEALPLDESCCHVDTDRHSPKCLSELGDLDPDQSAKEPHCSPATNPAAQGSPSDTSEGPVMEKPAHSNPDGSSEVTCSALPSNVTGKVEIPEQEQYNSFHYWRTPIPQIDLDLELSEEKCNSDDEVSAASSSTQGSTSALDRKQLEELIENLEPHIDDPDVKAQVDVLTAALRATSLDTHVEEAFLEPRQAHDNPFSSCHVPLIDSSDVESRESTLPVSHADDSELSDSSSPEDEKKSKQQDVVPQALLDQYLSMTDPSRAQTVDMEIAKHCAYSLPGVALTLGRQNWHCLRDTFETLASDMQWKVRRTLAFSIHELALILGDQLTAEDLVPIFNGFLKDLDEVRIGVLRHLYDFLKLLHQDTRRKYLYQLQEFLVTDNSRNWRFRSELAEQLVLLLELYSGQDVYDYLRPLAFCLCIDRVSSVRWTSYRLVSEIIRKLSTYPALLVDFLGELVDKFCHSSKWSGRQAFAFVCQLAIEEDCVSLDQFSEHLLAPLLQLASDPVPNVRVLLAKTLRQSLMEREYFLHSANSHQEALEQTLVALQMDMDKDVKYFASIHPGSTRINEDAMSTTSSTY, encoded by the exons ATGGCGG ATATTTCGCTGCTCCAGGAAGATTCTCAAGAGGAGATAGACGGAT CCTTGGATTTTGTATCGCAAGATGAGATGCTGACGCCCCTGGGGAGGCTGGATAAATACGTCACGAGCGAAAACATATTTAACAG ACAGATGGTGGCCCGCAGTTTGCTGGATACGCTAAAAGCAGTTAGCGAGGATGAGAGGGATTGTATTGCAGTCCTCGAGAGAGTCAGCAGACTTGCGGAGGACTCGG agCCTACAGTTCGAGCTGAGCTTATGGAACAAATTCCTCACATCGCCATTTTCTGCCAAGATAACAGACCTTCCATTCCCTTCGCATTTTCCAAGTATTTGCTGCCCATTGTGGTGAGATACTTAGCTGACCAGAACAACCTg GTTAGGAAGACAAGCCAGGCGGCCCTTTTAATGCTTCTGGAGCAGGAGTTGATCGAGCGGGCAGACATCGAGAACCTTGTCTGTCCTGTCCTTGTTGATCTCACCGCCCCAGACAGCAACGACGATGTCAAGACTGAGGCTATGGCA ATTATTTGCAAAATGGCGCCCATGGTGGGGAAGGATATTACAGAACGCCTCTTCCTTCCACGCTTCTGTGAGATGTGTTGTGACTGCAGGATGTTCCATGTACGCAAG GTGTGTGCGGCAAATTTCGGAGATATCTGTACTGTTGTTGGGGGAGAAACAACAGAAGAGTTACTG CTGCCACGGTTTTTCCAGCTCTGCTCGGATAATGTGTGGGGAGTGCGGAAGGCCTGCGCAGAGTGCTTCATGACCGTGTCCTCGGCAACCTCTCAGGAAGTGCGCAGGACCAAACTCGCATCTCTTTTCATCAACCTCATAAGTGACCCCTCCCGCTGG GTACGCCAGGCAGCGTTCCAGTCTCTGGGCCAGTTCATCTCTACGTTTGCCAGTCCAAGCACTAATGTGGGCCAGTACTTCAAAGAGGGCACAGAGGAGGCTGACTGGAGAGGCCAGCAATTGCACAATCG GGCTGGTGAGAAATCCATGAGCAGTAAGGCACCTGCTACAGAAGAAAGTGCTCAGAGTCCCCCATGTGACGAAAAAGCTGTCTCCTCACAGCCCGACTGCATTTCCCAGAATCCACCATGCACTCAGGAGAATTGTGAAGGCCAGCTATGCCAGTCAGAACGGGAAGGCGTGGATGTAGCTGTGGAGGGTGGAGGGGAGCAGGCAGCTGAAGCTCTACCTCTGGATGAGTCCTGTTGCCATGTTGACACAGATAGGCACAGTCCAAAGTGCCTTTCTGAGCTGGGTGATCTAGACCCAGATCAATCGGCCAAGGAACCTCACTGCTCACCAGCCACaaaccccgcagcacagggCAGCCCCTCAGACACTTCTGAAGGCCCTGTGATGGAGAAACCAGCACACTCGAACCCGGATGGCAGTTCAGAGGTCACCTGCAGTGCACTACCCAGCAATGTGACAGGGAAAGTTGAGATACCAGAGCAGGAGCAGTATAACTCATTCCACTACTGGAGGACACCCATCCCACAAATAGACCTCGACCTGGAGCTGTCGGAGGAGAAGTGCAACAGTGACGATGAGGTTTCTGCTGCAAGCTCCTCTACCCAGGGCTCCACGTCTGCTCTAGACAGGAAGCAGCTGGAGGAGCTCATTGAGAACCTGGAACCCCACATTGATGACCCTGATGTCAAAG CACAAGTGGACGTGTTGACTGCTGCTCTGAGAGCCACGTCATTGGACACTCATGTTGAGGAGGCATTCCTGGAACCTCGGCAGGCTCATGATAACCCTTTCAGCTCTTGCCACGTCCCTCTCATTGACTCTTCTGACGTAGAG AGCCGAGAATCCACCCTACCGGTGAGTCATGCTGATGATTCGGAGTTAAGCGATAGCAGCAGTCCAGAAGACGAGAAAAAATCCAAGCAACAG GATGTAGTCCCTCAGGCGTTGTTGGATCAGTACCTGTCTATGACGGACCCGTCCCGGGCCCAGACGGTGGATATGGAGATTGCTAAGCATTGTGCGTACAGCCTGCCCGGTGTGGCGCTCACGCTGGGCCGCCAGAACTGGCATTGCCTCAGAGATACCTTCGAGACCCTAGCCTCTGATATGCAG TGGAAGGTGCGGCGGACACTGGCTTTCTCCATCCATGAATTAGCCCTGATTTTGGGCGATCAGCTGACAGCTGAAGACCTGGTGCCCATCTTCAACGGCTTTCTTAAGGACCTGGACGAGGTGCGCATAGGAGTCCTTCGACACCTCTATGACTTCCTCAAg TTGCTGCATCAGGATACAAGGAGGAAGTACCTCTACCAGTTGCAGGAGTTCCTGGTCACAGACAATAGTCGCAACTGGAGATTCAGATCAGAGCTTGCAGA GCAGTTGGTCCTGCTGTTGGAGCTGTATAGCGGGCAGGACGTGTATGATTATCTGAGGCCACTGGCATTCTGCCTCTGTATAGACAGAGTCTCCTCTGTGCGGTGGACTTCCTACAGACTG GTCAGTGAGATTATCAGGAAACTTTCCACATATCCAGCGCTGTTAGTGGACTTTCTTGGCGAGTTAGTGGATAAATTCTGCCACTCATCAAAATGGTCTGGACGCCAAgcgtttgcttttgtttgtcaG CTGGCTATAGAGGAGGACTGTGTGTCATTGGATCAGTTCTCCGAGCACCTGCTGGCTCCTCTGCTGCAGCTGGCATCTGACCCTGTGCCCAACGTTCGTGTGCTGCTGGCCAAAACCCTGCGCCAGAGCTTGATGGAGCGAG AATATTTCCTACACTCGGCCAACTCGCACCAGGAGGCCCTGGAGCAGACACTGGTAGCTCTGCAGATGGACATGGACAAGGATGTCAAATACTTTGCCAGCATACACCCAGGAAGCACACGCATTAATGAGGATGCCATGAGCACCACTTCCTCCACCTActga
- the ssr1 gene encoding translocon-associated protein subunit alpha isoform X1 — protein sequence MLKFLPKLLLLLLLAFPATIFMKGTLVAAQDVTEEEEAADEDATDDVIAEDEDDEAEVEDDENTELTEEKDEEEEDDALAGEMKPSPNADTTILFVKGEDFPANNIVKFLLGFTNKGSENFVIESLDASFRYPQDFQFYIQNFTALQLGTVVPPQRQATFEYSFIPAEPMGGRPFGLVINLNYKDSNGNIFQDAVFNQTVTVTEREDGLDGETIFMYVFLSGLGLLVVVGLHQLLESRKRRRPVAKVEMGTSNHNDVDMSWIPQETLNQIMQSRRDKASPRRSPRKRTQKRSAGSDE from the exons GCACATTAGTAGCTGCACAAGATgttacagaagaagaagaggcagCTGATGAAGATGCTACTGATGACGTGATTGCTGAAGATGAGGATGACGAAGCGGAGGTGGAAGATGATGAAAACACAGAATTG ACTGAAGAaaaagatgaagaggaagaagacgaTGCTCTAGCAGGAGAGATGAAGCCTTCCCCTAATGCTGATACAACTATTCTGTTTGTTAAAGGAGAAG ACTTTCCAGCCAACAACATTGTGAAATTCCTGCTGGGATTCACAAATAAAGGCAGTGAAAATTTTGTGATCGAGTCTCTGGACGCTTCTTTCCGCTACCCTCAAGACTTTCAGTTTTACATCCAGAATTTCACTGCTCTGCAGCTGGGCACAGTGGTGCCTCCACAGCGCCAGGCCACGTTTGAGTACTCCTTCATCCCAGCTGAGCCCATGGGCGGTCGCCCCTTTGGCCTGGTCATAAACCTCAACTACAAAGACAGCAAT GGCAACATTTTCCAGGATGCAGTGTTTAACCAGACAGTCACCGTCACTGAGAGAGAGGATGGCCTGGATGGAGAGAC GATCTTCATGTATGTGTTTCTCTCTGGCCTTGGGCTTCTGGTGGTTGTTGGCCTGCATCAGCTCCTGGAATCTAGGAAG AGGAGGAGACCTGTGGCCAAGGTGGAGATGGGGACCTCCAACCATAATGATGTAGACATGAGCTGGATCCCTCAGGAGACACTCAATCAGATCA TGCAGAGTCGGAGAG ATAAGGCTTCCCCCAGAAGGTCACCCCGTAAGAGGACACAGAAGCGCTCTGCTGGATCAGATGAGTGA
- the ppp4r1 gene encoding serine/threonine-protein phosphatase 4 regulatory subunit 1 isoform X1, translating into MADISLLQEDSQEEIDGFGVDDYNSESDVIIIPSALDFVSQDEMLTPLGRLDKYVTSENIFNRQMVARSLLDTLKAVSEDERDCIAVLERVSRLAEDSEPTVRAELMEQIPHIAIFCQDNRPSIPFAFSKYLLPIVVRYLADQNNLVRKTSQAALLMLLEQELIERADIENLVCPVLVDLTAPDSNDDVKTEAMAIICKMAPMVGKDITERLFLPRFCEMCCDCRMFHVRKVCAANFGDICTVVGGETTEELLLPRFFQLCSDNVWGVRKACAECFMTVSSATSQEVRRTKLASLFINLISDPSRWVRQAAFQSLGQFISTFASPSTNVGQYFKEGTEEADWRGQQLHNRAGEKSMSSKAPATEESAQSPPCDEKAVSSQPDCISQNPPCTQENCEGQLCQSEREGVDVAVEGGGEQAAEALPLDESCCHVDTDRHSPKCLSELGDLDPDQSAKEPHCSPATNPAAQGSPSDTSEGPVMEKPAHSNPDGSSEVTCSALPSNVTGKVEIPEQEQYNSFHYWRTPIPQIDLDLELSEEKCNSDDEVSAASSSTQGSTSALDRKQLEELIENLEPHIDDPDVKAQVDVLTAALRATSLDTHVEEAFLEPRQAHDNPFSSCHVPLIDSSDVESRESTLPVSHADDSELSDSSSPEDEKKSKQQDVVPQALLDQYLSMTDPSRAQTVDMEIAKHCAYSLPGVALTLGRQNWHCLRDTFETLASDMQWKVRRTLAFSIHELALILGDQLTAEDLVPIFNGFLKDLDEVRIGVLRHLYDFLKLLHQDTRRKYLYQLQEFLVTDNSRNWRFRSELAEQLVLLLELYSGQDVYDYLRPLAFCLCIDRVSSVRWTSYRLVSEIIRKLSTYPALLVDFLGELVDKFCHSSKWSGRQAFAFVCQLAIEEDCVSLDQFSEHLLAPLLQLASDPVPNVRVLLAKTLRQSLMEREYFLHSANSHQEALEQTLVALQMDMDKDVKYFASIHPGSTRINEDAMSTTSSTY; encoded by the exons ATGGCGG ATATTTCGCTGCTCCAGGAAGATTCTCAAGAGGAGATAGACGGAT TTGGTGTGGATGACTACAACTCAGAGTCTGACGTCATTATTATACCTTCAGCCTTGGATTTTGTATCGCAAGATGAGATGCTGACGCCCCTGGGGAGGCTGGATAAATACGTCACGAGCGAAAACATATTTAACAG ACAGATGGTGGCCCGCAGTTTGCTGGATACGCTAAAAGCAGTTAGCGAGGATGAGAGGGATTGTATTGCAGTCCTCGAGAGAGTCAGCAGACTTGCGGAGGACTCGG agCCTACAGTTCGAGCTGAGCTTATGGAACAAATTCCTCACATCGCCATTTTCTGCCAAGATAACAGACCTTCCATTCCCTTCGCATTTTCCAAGTATTTGCTGCCCATTGTGGTGAGATACTTAGCTGACCAGAACAACCTg GTTAGGAAGACAAGCCAGGCGGCCCTTTTAATGCTTCTGGAGCAGGAGTTGATCGAGCGGGCAGACATCGAGAACCTTGTCTGTCCTGTCCTTGTTGATCTCACCGCCCCAGACAGCAACGACGATGTCAAGACTGAGGCTATGGCA ATTATTTGCAAAATGGCGCCCATGGTGGGGAAGGATATTACAGAACGCCTCTTCCTTCCACGCTTCTGTGAGATGTGTTGTGACTGCAGGATGTTCCATGTACGCAAG GTGTGTGCGGCAAATTTCGGAGATATCTGTACTGTTGTTGGGGGAGAAACAACAGAAGAGTTACTG CTGCCACGGTTTTTCCAGCTCTGCTCGGATAATGTGTGGGGAGTGCGGAAGGCCTGCGCAGAGTGCTTCATGACCGTGTCCTCGGCAACCTCTCAGGAAGTGCGCAGGACCAAACTCGCATCTCTTTTCATCAACCTCATAAGTGACCCCTCCCGCTGG GTACGCCAGGCAGCGTTCCAGTCTCTGGGCCAGTTCATCTCTACGTTTGCCAGTCCAAGCACTAATGTGGGCCAGTACTTCAAAGAGGGCACAGAGGAGGCTGACTGGAGAGGCCAGCAATTGCACAATCG GGCTGGTGAGAAATCCATGAGCAGTAAGGCACCTGCTACAGAAGAAAGTGCTCAGAGTCCCCCATGTGACGAAAAAGCTGTCTCCTCACAGCCCGACTGCATTTCCCAGAATCCACCATGCACTCAGGAGAATTGTGAAGGCCAGCTATGCCAGTCAGAACGGGAAGGCGTGGATGTAGCTGTGGAGGGTGGAGGGGAGCAGGCAGCTGAAGCTCTACCTCTGGATGAGTCCTGTTGCCATGTTGACACAGATAGGCACAGTCCAAAGTGCCTTTCTGAGCTGGGTGATCTAGACCCAGATCAATCGGCCAAGGAACCTCACTGCTCACCAGCCACaaaccccgcagcacagggCAGCCCCTCAGACACTTCTGAAGGCCCTGTGATGGAGAAACCAGCACACTCGAACCCGGATGGCAGTTCAGAGGTCACCTGCAGTGCACTACCCAGCAATGTGACAGGGAAAGTTGAGATACCAGAGCAGGAGCAGTATAACTCATTCCACTACTGGAGGACACCCATCCCACAAATAGACCTCGACCTGGAGCTGTCGGAGGAGAAGTGCAACAGTGACGATGAGGTTTCTGCTGCAAGCTCCTCTACCCAGGGCTCCACGTCTGCTCTAGACAGGAAGCAGCTGGAGGAGCTCATTGAGAACCTGGAACCCCACATTGATGACCCTGATGTCAAAG CACAAGTGGACGTGTTGACTGCTGCTCTGAGAGCCACGTCATTGGACACTCATGTTGAGGAGGCATTCCTGGAACCTCGGCAGGCTCATGATAACCCTTTCAGCTCTTGCCACGTCCCTCTCATTGACTCTTCTGACGTAGAG AGCCGAGAATCCACCCTACCGGTGAGTCATGCTGATGATTCGGAGTTAAGCGATAGCAGCAGTCCAGAAGACGAGAAAAAATCCAAGCAACAG GATGTAGTCCCTCAGGCGTTGTTGGATCAGTACCTGTCTATGACGGACCCGTCCCGGGCCCAGACGGTGGATATGGAGATTGCTAAGCATTGTGCGTACAGCCTGCCCGGTGTGGCGCTCACGCTGGGCCGCCAGAACTGGCATTGCCTCAGAGATACCTTCGAGACCCTAGCCTCTGATATGCAG TGGAAGGTGCGGCGGACACTGGCTTTCTCCATCCATGAATTAGCCCTGATTTTGGGCGATCAGCTGACAGCTGAAGACCTGGTGCCCATCTTCAACGGCTTTCTTAAGGACCTGGACGAGGTGCGCATAGGAGTCCTTCGACACCTCTATGACTTCCTCAAg TTGCTGCATCAGGATACAAGGAGGAAGTACCTCTACCAGTTGCAGGAGTTCCTGGTCACAGACAATAGTCGCAACTGGAGATTCAGATCAGAGCTTGCAGA GCAGTTGGTCCTGCTGTTGGAGCTGTATAGCGGGCAGGACGTGTATGATTATCTGAGGCCACTGGCATTCTGCCTCTGTATAGACAGAGTCTCCTCTGTGCGGTGGACTTCCTACAGACTG GTCAGTGAGATTATCAGGAAACTTTCCACATATCCAGCGCTGTTAGTGGACTTTCTTGGCGAGTTAGTGGATAAATTCTGCCACTCATCAAAATGGTCTGGACGCCAAgcgtttgcttttgtttgtcaG CTGGCTATAGAGGAGGACTGTGTGTCATTGGATCAGTTCTCCGAGCACCTGCTGGCTCCTCTGCTGCAGCTGGCATCTGACCCTGTGCCCAACGTTCGTGTGCTGCTGGCCAAAACCCTGCGCCAGAGCTTGATGGAGCGAG AATATTTCCTACACTCGGCCAACTCGCACCAGGAGGCCCTGGAGCAGACACTGGTAGCTCTGCAGATGGACATGGACAAGGATGTCAAATACTTTGCCAGCATACACCCAGGAAGCACACGCATTAATGAGGATGCCATGAGCACCACTTCCTCCACCTActga
- the twsg1b gene encoding twisted gastrulation protein homolog 1-B, producing MSFARGGMQSIWTHSTLLAALLLFLSGLSFSTACNKALCASDVSKCLIQELCQCRPSDGNCSCCKECMLCLGTLWEECCDCVGMCNPRNYSDTPATSKSTVEDLYRPIPSLFRALTEGEAPINMMVVSFPVAEELSYHESLVSFLETMEDQHQNISLPGNSIHSSYDNTQENMCTVVYFDDCVSIRQCKQYCESMGGSKYRWFHNACCECIGPECIDYGSRAVKCMNCLF from the exons ATGAGTTTTGCTCGCGGCGGGATGCAGTCGATCTGGACACACTCAACACTGCTTGCGGcgcttcttctgtttttgtctggACTTTCCTTTTCTACTGCTTGCAATAAAGCCTTGTGTGCCAGTGACGTCAGCAAGTGTCTAATACAG GAGCTGTGCCAATGCAGGCCATCGGATGGGAACTGTTCATGCTGTAAGGAGTGTATGCTGTGTCTGGGCACGCTGTGGGAGGAGTGCTGTGACTGTGTAG GCATGTGCAACCCGAGGAACTACAGTGACACACCAGCCACCTCTAAGAGCACAGTGGAGGATCTCTACAGGCCCATTCCCTCCCTGTTCAGAGCACTCACTGAGGGCGAAGCCCCCATCAATATGATGGTGGTCTCCTTTCCTGTGGCAGAAGAACTGTCTTACCATGAGAGCCTGGTCTCCTTCTTGGAGACCATGGAAGATCAGCATCAGAACATCTCATTGCCTGGCAACAGCATTCATTCTAGTTATGATAACACTCAAG AAAACATGTGCACAGTAGTGTACTTTGATGACTGTGTTTCGATTCGTCAGTGTAAGCAGTACTGTGAGTCAATGGGGGGCTCGAAGTACCGCTGGTTTCACAACGCATGCTGCGAGTGTATCGGGCCCGAGTGTATCGACTACGGCAGCAGAGCGGTGAAGTGCATGAACTGTCTCTTCTGA